In Arsenicicoccus sp. oral taxon 190, the following are encoded in one genomic region:
- a CDS encoding ABC transporter ATP-binding protein: protein MLSAILRRHLVRHRGPIALVLLFQTLQVLANLYLPTLNADVIDEGVAKGDTGYVLRVGAIMLLVTLAQIVANVVAIYYGARTAMRFGRDLRAEIFETVERFAAEELGRFGAPTLITRTTNDVQQIQMLVFLTLVMVASTPITAVGSVILALQHDVALSGLLLVVVPVLVACLAFIIWRLHPLFRRMQGQVDTVNQILREQISGVRVIRAFVKDHAEQERFGVANDQLRDVSLAAGRLMTSMFPLIMLIMNLSTVAIVWFGGLRIASGDMQVGDLVAMMTYLMNILMSVLMASMMFMILPRAQVSAERITEVLDTEPTIAAPLEPVRGGHHRGVVGLSDVSFTFPGADDPVLHGITLEATPGRTTAIIGSTGAGKTTLLNLVPRLIDATAGRVTLDGVDVRDLDPEELWRCFGLVPQRPYLFSGTVASNLRLGRADATDDELWQALEIAQARDFVEAMPEGLDAPITQGGTNVSGGQRQRLAIARAVVRRPLVYLFDDSFSALDYATDAALRAALRPITREATVLVVAQRVNTIRDADEIVVLDEGAVVGRGRHHELMADCPTYREIVLSQLSAEEAA from the coding sequence GTGCTCTCAGCGATTCTTCGACGACACCTGGTGCGCCACCGCGGTCCGATCGCCCTGGTCCTGCTCTTCCAGACCCTGCAGGTCCTGGCCAACCTCTACCTGCCCACCCTCAACGCCGACGTGATCGACGAGGGCGTCGCCAAGGGCGACACCGGCTACGTGCTGCGCGTCGGCGCGATCATGCTGCTCGTCACGCTCGCCCAGATCGTCGCCAACGTCGTCGCCATCTACTACGGCGCCCGCACCGCCATGCGGTTCGGGCGCGACCTGCGCGCCGAGATCTTCGAGACCGTGGAGCGCTTCGCGGCCGAGGAGCTCGGCAGGTTCGGCGCCCCCACCCTGATCACCCGCACCACCAACGACGTCCAGCAGATCCAGATGCTCGTCTTCCTCACCCTCGTCATGGTGGCGTCGACGCCGATCACCGCCGTGGGCTCGGTGATCCTGGCGCTGCAGCACGACGTGGCGCTGTCCGGCCTGCTGCTCGTCGTCGTCCCGGTGCTGGTGGCCTGCCTGGCCTTCATCATCTGGCGGCTGCACCCGCTCTTCCGGCGGATGCAGGGGCAGGTGGACACCGTCAACCAGATCCTGCGCGAGCAGATCAGCGGCGTCCGCGTGATCCGGGCCTTCGTCAAGGACCACGCCGAGCAGGAGCGCTTCGGCGTCGCCAACGACCAGCTGCGCGACGTCTCGCTGGCCGCGGGCCGGCTCATGACCTCGATGTTCCCGCTGATCATGCTGATCATGAACCTCTCGACCGTGGCGATCGTGTGGTTCGGGGGGTTGCGGATCGCGAGCGGTGACATGCAGGTCGGTGACCTCGTCGCGATGATGACCTACCTCATGAACATCCTGATGTCCGTGCTCATGGCCTCGATGATGTTCATGATCCTGCCGCGGGCCCAGGTGTCCGCAGAGCGCATCACCGAGGTGCTCGACACCGAGCCGACCATCGCGGCCCCGCTGGAGCCGGTGCGCGGCGGGCACCACCGTGGCGTCGTGGGGCTGAGCGACGTGTCGTTCACGTTCCCCGGGGCCGACGACCCGGTGCTGCACGGCATCACGCTGGAGGCCACGCCGGGCCGCACCACCGCCATCATCGGCTCGACGGGCGCGGGCAAGACCACGCTCCTCAACCTGGTGCCCCGGCTCATCGACGCCACCGCCGGGCGGGTCACCTTGGACGGCGTCGACGTCCGCGACCTCGACCCCGAGGAGCTGTGGCGCTGCTTCGGGCTGGTGCCGCAGCGCCCCTACCTCTTCAGCGGCACGGTCGCGAGCAACCTGCGGCTCGGGCGCGCGGACGCGACCGACGACGAGCTGTGGCAGGCGCTGGAGATCGCCCAGGCCCGCGACTTCGTCGAGGCCATGCCGGAGGGTCTGGACGCCCCCATCACCCAGGGCGGCACCAACGTCTCGGGCGGGCAGCGCCAGCGGCTGGCCATCGCCCGGGCCGTGGTCCGCCGGCCGCTCGTCTACCTCTTCGACGACTCCTTCTCGGCGCTCGACTACGCCACGGACGCCGCGCTGCGGGCGGCGCTGCGCCCGATCACCCGGGAGGCCACCGTCCTGGTCGTCGCCCAGCGGGTCAACACGATCCGCGACGCGGACGAGATCGTCGTGCTGGACGAGGGTGCCGTCGTCGGGCGCGGGCGACACCACGAGCTCATGGCCGACTGCCCGACCTACCGCGAGATCGTGCTGTCGCAGCTGAGCGCCGAGGAGGCGGCATGA
- a CDS encoding RDD family protein — MTQPSGWYDDPQDPAYLRYFDGVTWTDHRAPKQASQVAQSHIGEGAHVEDFRRPGQQSHHDDRSGGQSPYVVPTARPGDAPRDGTDRPGGGPKGHQQQGYHQHGYQQQGYQQRGYQHGYQPQGYGPAPAMTPDGHRLSGWWRRLGALLIDGFLLNLLLSPLYVRLLGPTIDRWQGWWDEVGAAVDAGSSTVPPAPQIPLGIQLQVAAVMVLAFLIYEVFCLSRWGRTLGRVVTGISVRALESPTPAPVGRLMLRTIVKRVGDLIPSVLGIAFTLLDGLFPLWDRPMRQALHDKAGRTCVVVGKLPRRG; from the coding sequence ATGACCCAGCCTTCAGGGTGGTACGACGACCCCCAGGACCCCGCCTACCTCCGGTACTTCGACGGTGTGACGTGGACCGACCACCGGGCGCCGAAGCAGGCGTCGCAGGTCGCGCAGTCGCACATCGGCGAGGGGGCCCACGTGGAGGACTTCCGGCGCCCGGGTCAGCAGTCCCACCACGACGACCGGTCCGGCGGTCAGAGCCCGTATGTCGTCCCCACCGCCCGGCCAGGTGACGCCCCGCGAGACGGCACGGACCGGCCCGGGGGAGGGCCGAAGGGCCACCAGCAGCAGGGCTACCACCAGCACGGCTACCAGCAGCAGGGCTACCAGCAGCGGGGTTACCAGCACGGCTACCAGCCGCAGGGCTACGGCCCGGCGCCGGCCATGACCCCCGACGGGCACCGGCTCTCCGGGTGGTGGCGGCGTCTCGGGGCGCTGCTCATCGACGGCTTCCTGCTCAACCTGCTGCTGTCACCGCTCTACGTCCGGCTGCTCGGGCCGACGATCGACCGGTGGCAGGGCTGGTGGGACGAGGTCGGTGCCGCCGTCGACGCGGGCAGCTCGACGGTGCCCCCCGCCCCGCAGATCCCGCTCGGCATCCAGCTGCAGGTCGCCGCGGTCATGGTCCTGGCCTTCCTGATCTACGAGGTCTTCTGCCTGAGCCGGTGGGGCCGCACCCTCGGTCGGGTGGTCACCGGCATCAGCGTCCGGGCGCTCGAGTCGCCGACGCCGGCGCCGGTGGGGCGGCTCATGCTGCGCACGATCGTCAAGCGGGTGGGCGACCTCATCCCCTCCGTGCTGGGCATCGCCTTCACCCTGCTCGACGGGTTGTTCCCGCTGTGGGACCGGCCGATGCGCCAGGCGCTGCACGACAAGGCCGGGCGGACCTGCGTGGTGGTCGGCAAGCTTCCCCGGCGCGGTTGA
- a CDS encoding GNAT family N-acetyltransferase, giving the protein MPHPPCDVRPRRDADVPELARLLLEQQPTSGYPYRNPLPFPPEDFVRRGGELASFVAERDGELLGHVAVTRAREPEPGPAGDVERAWERGHGRPWPELAVIGSFFTTLAARGTGAGRALHDTAVAEIRRQGLLPCLDVLPTHERAYALYPRLGWVEVGRARPSWLAAQAPDEVAMVLPA; this is encoded by the coding sequence GTGCCCCACCCACCCTGCGACGTCCGGCCGCGTCGCGACGCCGACGTCCCCGAGCTCGCGCGGCTGCTGCTGGAGCAGCAGCCCACGTCCGGCTATCCCTACCGCAACCCGTTGCCCTTCCCGCCCGAGGATTTCGTCCGCCGCGGCGGGGAGCTGGCGTCCTTCGTCGCCGAGCGCGACGGCGAGCTGCTCGGCCACGTCGCGGTCACCCGCGCGCGGGAGCCGGAGCCCGGCCCCGCCGGCGACGTCGAGCGAGCCTGGGAGCGGGGCCACGGCCGGCCGTGGCCCGAGCTCGCGGTGATCGGGTCCTTCTTCACCACGCTCGCGGCCCGGGGGACCGGGGCGGGGCGGGCGCTGCACGACACGGCTGTCGCCGAGATCCGGAGGCAGGGCCTCCTGCCCTGCCTCGACGTGCTGCCCACCCACGAGCGGGCCTACGCCCTCTACCCCCGCCTCGGCTGGGTCGAGGTCGGGCGCGCCCGTCCGTCCTGGCTCGCGGCGCAGGCGCCGGACGAGGTCGCCATGGTCCTGCCTGCCTGA
- a CDS encoding isochorismatase family protein: protein MTGERRALVVVDVQRDFCEGGSLAVAGGSAVAADVAELVTTHGDTYAEIVATADWHGDPGSHWSATPDYVDTWPVHCAAGSEGADFHPDLAPAMGQVDEVFRKGRSAAAYSGFEGVSDDGESLASWLRGRSVDAVDCVGIATDHCVRATALDAARAGFATRVLLSLTAGVAAETTAAALDELRAAGVELVGAPRLP from the coding sequence ATGACCGGCGAGCGTCGCGCCCTCGTCGTCGTGGACGTCCAGCGGGACTTCTGCGAGGGCGGGTCGCTGGCCGTCGCCGGCGGGTCCGCCGTCGCCGCGGACGTCGCCGAGCTGGTGACCACCCACGGCGACACGTATGCCGAGATCGTCGCCACCGCCGACTGGCACGGCGACCCGGGGAGCCACTGGTCGGCCACGCCCGACTACGTGGACACCTGGCCGGTCCACTGCGCCGCCGGGTCCGAGGGCGCCGACTTCCACCCCGACCTGGCGCCCGCGATGGGCCAGGTCGACGAGGTCTTCCGCAAGGGGCGGTCCGCGGCGGCCTACTCGGGCTTCGAGGGCGTGTCCGACGACGGCGAGTCGTTGGCCTCCTGGCTGCGCGGGCGCTCCGTCGACGCGGTGGACTGCGTGGGCATCGCGACCGACCACTGCGTGCGGGCGACCGCGCTGGACGCGGCGCGGGCCGGTTTCGCCACGCGCGTGCTGCTGTCGCTGACGGCCGGTGTCGCCGCGGAGACCACGGCGGCGGCCCTGGACGAGCTGCGGGCGGCCGGGGTCGAGCTGGTCGGGGCACCACGCCTGCCCTGA
- a CDS encoding nicotinate phosphoribosyltransferase has protein sequence MLQAALRSGAAHRDCVFEVFARRLPDGRRYGVVAGTGRVVEAIRDFRFGEATLDFLRTHHVVDDATLGYLADYRFTGDVWGYAEGEVYFPGSPLLIVEGTFAEACILETLILSILNHDSAIAGAGSRMVTAAEERPLIEMGSRRTHEEAAVAAARAAYIVGFGKTSNLEAGRRYGVPTAGTSAHSFTLLHDSESAAFEAQLASLGTDTTLLVDTYDVRAAVAEAVRLAGPRLGGVRLDSGDLVAQAREVRQQLDELGATSTRITVTSDLDEYAIAALAAAPVDGYGVGTSLVTGSGAPTAGLVYKLVARKDDDGQWVSVAKASTSKTSVGGRKYALRRLDERGAAEAEVIGIGERPEGDDNDRELLVQLVRGGEIVGDLSLEAARARHEASVAELPARARRLSRGEPAIPTSYQDDER, from the coding sequence ATGCTGCAGGCTGCGCTGCGCAGCGGCGCCGCCCACCGCGACTGCGTCTTCGAGGTGTTCGCGCGGCGGCTGCCCGACGGTCGCCGCTACGGCGTGGTCGCGGGGACCGGCCGCGTGGTCGAGGCGATCCGCGACTTCCGCTTCGGCGAGGCCACGCTGGACTTCCTGCGCACCCACCACGTCGTGGACGACGCCACCCTGGGCTACCTGGCCGACTACCGGTTCACGGGCGACGTCTGGGGATACGCGGAGGGCGAGGTCTACTTCCCGGGGTCGCCGCTGCTGATCGTCGAGGGCACCTTCGCCGAGGCGTGCATCCTCGAGACGCTGATCCTGTCGATCCTCAACCACGACAGCGCCATCGCCGGTGCCGGATCGCGCATGGTCACCGCCGCCGAGGAGCGCCCGCTCATCGAGATGGGCTCGCGGCGCACCCACGAGGAGGCGGCGGTGGCGGCGGCCCGTGCGGCCTACATCGTCGGCTTCGGCAAGACCTCCAACCTGGAGGCCGGGCGGCGCTACGGCGTGCCGACGGCCGGGACCAGCGCCCACTCCTTCACGCTGCTGCACGACTCGGAGTCGGCGGCGTTCGAGGCGCAGCTGGCGTCGCTCGGGACGGACACCACGCTGCTGGTCGACACCTACGACGTGCGGGCCGCGGTGGCGGAAGCGGTGCGCCTGGCCGGGCCCCGGCTCGGGGGCGTGCGCCTCGACTCCGGCGACCTCGTCGCCCAGGCCCGCGAGGTGCGCCAGCAGCTCGACGAGCTCGGTGCCACCTCGACCCGCATCACCGTGACCTCGGACCTGGACGAGTACGCCATCGCCGCGCTCGCCGCCGCCCCCGTCGACGGCTACGGCGTCGGGACGTCGCTGGTCACCGGGTCCGGCGCGCCGACCGCCGGGCTCGTCTACAAGCTCGTCGCCCGCAAGGACGACGACGGGCAGTGGGTGTCGGTGGCCAAGGCGTCGACGTCCAAGACCTCGGTCGGCGGCCGCAAGTACGCCCTGCGCCGCCTCGACGAGCGCGGCGCCGCCGAGGCCGAGGTGATCGGCATCGGCGAGCGCCCCGAGGGCGACGACAACGACCGCGAGCTGCTGGTCCAGCTGGTGCGCGGCGGCGAGATCGTCGGCGACCTGTCGCTGGAGGCCGCCCGGGCGCGGCACGAGGCGTCCGTCGCCGAGCTGCCCGCCCGCGCGCGGCGGCTGTCCCGGGGCGAGCCGGCGATCCCCACCTCCTACCAGGACGACGAGCGATGA
- a CDS encoding S8 family serine peptidase — translation MPYNHLSKTRCHRSRQPLAPSPLTSAPSGLIGVVLRHPLRLVAPAAVALCLGSLGTAQAATGTATDPLAPLYLTGNRAPATAAPAGDTPRDYVVVLKDHPSAVRTTADGRAAVAARTTAAAERGRGSGAGRVKALTALGAYTASFDTASLAAVRKDPEVLFVSEPARASATETWGLDRVDQRSLPLSNSYSPLLTGQGVHAYVIDSGINLGHTEFSGRIESGYSPLGGSANDCNGHGTHVAGTIAGRTWGVAKGAVVVPVRALGCDGNSVGSSIEDGIDWVISNATKPAVANMSLRGPANASLDYAVRCLAQSGVLTAVASGNDGGSCYDWSPGREPVAITVGASNSNDQQTSFTNAGGCVDVVAPGQAITSAWTGSSTASATISGTSMATPHVVGALAMYAQANPSATQAMAEQAIISTSTKGALDSGSLRGSPNRLLFVNGFGGTTPTPTPTPTPGNAVVNGGFESGSTGWSTSTGPITDRTSRPAHTGSWKLWLGGNGFAADEFAQQTMTVPSNGRLTYWIAIDTSETDPCTAYDRATVSVGGTTVASYSNRSRTNGYVQQSVDLSRWAGQTVTLRFASSEDANLQTSFVIDDVAVQ, via the coding sequence GTGCCCTACAACCACTTGAGCAAGACCCGCTGCCACCGCTCACGGCAGCCGCTCGCTCCGTCCCCCCTCACCTCGGCCCCGTCGGGGCTGATAGGAGTCGTCCTGCGTCATCCCCTCCGGCTGGTCGCGCCCGCCGCCGTCGCCCTCTGCCTCGGGTCGCTCGGCACGGCCCAGGCCGCGACCGGCACCGCCACCGACCCGCTCGCCCCCCTCTACCTCACCGGCAACCGGGCCCCCGCCACCGCGGCACCCGCCGGCGACACCCCGCGCGACTACGTCGTCGTGCTCAAGGACCACCCCTCGGCCGTGCGCACCACGGCCGACGGCCGGGCAGCGGTCGCCGCCCGCACGACCGCTGCCGCCGAGCGGGGCCGCGGCTCCGGCGCCGGTCGCGTCAAGGCCCTCACCGCGCTCGGCGCCTACACCGCGAGCTTCGACACCGCCTCGCTCGCCGCGGTCCGCAAGGACCCCGAGGTGCTCTTCGTCTCCGAGCCGGCCCGGGCCTCCGCCACCGAGACCTGGGGCCTGGACCGGGTCGACCAACGCTCGCTGCCGCTGTCCAACTCCTACTCGCCGCTGCTCACCGGGCAGGGCGTCCACGCCTACGTCATCGACAGCGGCATCAACCTCGGCCACACGGAGTTCAGCGGGCGGATCGAGTCCGGCTACTCCCCCCTCGGCGGCAGCGCCAACGACTGCAACGGCCACGGCACCCACGTGGCGGGCACCATCGCCGGCCGCACCTGGGGCGTCGCCAAGGGCGCCGTGGTCGTCCCGGTCCGCGCTCTCGGCTGCGACGGCAACTCGGTCGGCTCCAGCATCGAGGACGGCATCGACTGGGTGATCAGCAACGCCACGAAGCCCGCCGTCGCCAACATGAGCCTGCGGGGGCCCGCCAACGCCAGCCTCGACTACGCGGTCCGGTGTCTCGCCCAGTCCGGCGTGCTCACGGCGGTGGCCTCCGGCAACGACGGCGGGAGCTGCTACGACTGGTCGCCGGGGCGCGAGCCCGTCGCGATCACCGTGGGTGCCAGCAACAGCAACGACCAGCAGACCAGCTTCACCAACGCCGGTGGCTGCGTCGACGTCGTCGCCCCCGGCCAGGCCATCACCTCCGCGTGGACCGGCAGCAGCACCGCCAGCGCGACCATCTCCGGGACCTCCATGGCCACGCCGCACGTCGTCGGCGCCCTCGCGATGTACGCCCAGGCCAACCCGTCCGCGACCCAGGCGATGGCCGAGCAGGCGATCATCAGCACCTCGACCAAGGGCGCGCTGGACAGCGGCAGCCTGCGCGGCTCGCCCAACCGGCTGCTCTTCGTCAACGGCTTCGGCGGCACCACCCCGACCCCGACCCCGACGCCCACCCCGGGCAACGCCGTCGTCAACGGCGGCTTCGAGTCCGGCAGCACCGGCTGGAGCACCAGCACCGGTCCGATCACCGACCGCACCTCCCGGCCCGCGCACACGGGCAGCTGGAAGCTCTGGCTCGGCGGCAACGGCTTCGCCGCCGACGAGTTCGCCCAGCAGACGATGACCGTCCCCAGCAACGGCCGGCTCACCTACTGGATCGCCATCGACACCTCCGAGACCGACCCCTGCACGGCCTACGACCGGGCCACCGTCAGCGTCGGCGGCACCACCGTCGCCAGCTACAGCAACCGGTCGCGCACCAACGGCTACGTCCAGCAGAGCGTCGACCTGTCCCGGTGGGCGGGCCAGACCGTGACGCTGCGCTTCGCCTCCAGCGAGGACGCCAACCTGCAGACGAGCTTCGTCATCGACGACGTGGCCGTGCAGTGA
- the exaC gene encoding acetaldehyde dehydrogenase ExaC has protein sequence MTVYPQPGSSESPIEIKERYGHWIGGAWVDPVKGDYFDNPTPVTGQVFTRVARGTAEDIDAALDAAHKAAPAWGRTAAADRANVLLKIADRMEEHLEEIAVIETWDNGKAVRETLNADIPLAIDHFRYFAGALRAQEGGISQIDETTVAYHFHEPLGVVGQIIPWNFPILMAVWKLAPALAAGNAVVLKPAEQTPWSILKLVEIIGDLIPEGVVNIVNGFGVEAGKPLASSPRIAKIAFTGETTTGRLIMQYASQNIIPVTLELGGKSPNIFFEDVAETKDAFYDKALEGFAMFALNQGEVCTCPSRALVQRSIYDGFVADGIKRVEAIVQANPLDTDTMMGAQASNDQFEKIMSYLAIGREEGAKVLTGGDKAELEGDLAGGFYIQPTIFEGRNDMRIFQEEIFGPVVALTSFEDDAEALATANDTLYGLGAGVWTRHMHRAYTMGRAIQAGRVWTNCYHHYPAHAAFGGYKQSGIGRENHKMMLDHYQQTKNLLVSYSPDKLGFF, from the coding sequence ATGACCGTCTACCCGCAGCCCGGCAGCAGCGAGTCGCCGATCGAGATCAAGGAGCGCTACGGCCACTGGATCGGGGGTGCCTGGGTCGACCCGGTCAAGGGCGACTACTTCGACAACCCGACGCCGGTGACCGGCCAGGTCTTCACCCGCGTGGCGCGGGGCACGGCCGAGGACATCGACGCCGCCCTGGACGCGGCGCACAAGGCCGCCCCCGCGTGGGGCCGGACCGCCGCTGCCGACCGCGCCAACGTCCTGCTCAAGATCGCCGACCGCATGGAGGAGCACCTCGAGGAGATCGCGGTCATCGAGACCTGGGACAACGGCAAGGCGGTCCGCGAGACCCTCAACGCCGACATCCCCCTGGCGATCGACCACTTCCGCTACTTCGCCGGCGCGCTGCGGGCGCAGGAGGGCGGCATCTCCCAGATCGACGAGACGACGGTCGCCTACCACTTCCACGAGCCGCTCGGCGTGGTCGGGCAGATCATCCCGTGGAACTTCCCGATCCTCATGGCGGTCTGGAAGCTCGCGCCGGCGCTCGCGGCAGGCAACGCCGTCGTCCTCAAGCCCGCCGAGCAGACGCCGTGGTCTATCCTCAAGCTCGTCGAGATCATCGGCGACCTGATCCCCGAGGGCGTCGTCAACATCGTCAACGGCTTCGGCGTCGAGGCGGGCAAGCCGCTGGCCTCGTCCCCCCGGATCGCCAAGATCGCGTTCACGGGCGAGACCACCACCGGGCGCCTGATCATGCAGTACGCCAGCCAGAACATCATCCCGGTGACGCTCGAGCTCGGCGGCAAGAGCCCCAACATCTTCTTCGAGGACGTCGCCGAGACCAAGGACGCGTTCTACGACAAGGCCCTCGAGGGCTTCGCGATGTTCGCGCTCAACCAGGGCGAGGTCTGCACCTGCCCCTCGCGCGCCCTGGTGCAGCGCTCGATCTACGACGGCTTCGTCGCCGACGGCATCAAGCGCGTCGAGGCGATCGTCCAGGCCAACCCGCTCGACACCGACACGATGATGGGCGCGCAGGCGTCCAACGACCAGTTCGAGAAGATCATGAGCTACCTCGCCATCGGGCGCGAGGAGGGCGCCAAGGTCCTCACCGGCGGCGACAAGGCCGAGCTGGAGGGCGACCTCGCGGGCGGGTTCTACATCCAGCCCACGATCTTCGAGGGGCGCAACGACATGCGGATCTTCCAGGAGGAGATCTTCGGCCCCGTCGTGGCGCTGACCTCCTTCGAGGACGACGCGGAGGCGCTCGCGACCGCCAACGACACGCTCTACGGCCTCGGCGCGGGCGTGTGGACCCGGCACATGCACCGCGCCTACACGATGGGCCGCGCGATCCAGGCGGGCCGCGTGTGGACCAACTGTTACCACCACTACCCGGCGCACGCCGCGTTCGGTGGCTACAAGCAGTCGGGCATCGGGCGCGAGAACCACAAGATGATGCTCGACCACTACCAGCAGACCAAGAACCTCCTGGTCTCCTACAGCCCCGACAAGCTCGGGTTCTTCTAG
- a CDS encoding DUF779 domain-containing protein: MSEHQPAEPVTPEVCPAPQDRSYAELPQPGPSRVGLTEAAADLLRRLVDRHGPVMFHQSGGCCDGSAPMCYPQGEFLTGDADVLLGRLEAAGLPGIPVWISRAQHAAWAHTHLTIDAVPGRGAGFSLEAPEGLRFLTRSRLLTEQERATPLP, encoded by the coding sequence ATGAGCGAGCACCAGCCTGCGGAGCCGGTCACCCCCGAGGTGTGCCCGGCTCCGCAGGACCGCTCGTATGCCGAGCTCCCGCAGCCCGGCCCCTCCCGGGTCGGGCTGACCGAGGCTGCGGCGGACCTGCTGCGTCGCCTCGTGGACCGCCACGGGCCCGTCATGTTCCACCAGTCCGGCGGCTGCTGCGACGGGTCGGCGCCGATGTGCTACCCCCAGGGCGAGTTCCTGACGGGAGACGCCGACGTGCTGCTGGGACGGCTCGAGGCGGCCGGGCTCCCCGGCATACCGGTCTGGATCTCGCGGGCGCAGCACGCGGCGTGGGCGCACACCCACCTGACCATCGACGCGGTGCCCGGGAGAGGTGCGGGCTTCTCGCTGGAGGCCCCGGAGGGGTTGCGCTTCCTGACGCGCTCGCGGCTGCTGACCGAGCAGGAGCGGGCGACGCCGTTGCCCTGA
- the clpS gene encoding ATP-dependent Clp protease adapter ClpS, translating into MSVAPVELDQPQSDALVSLDVPWVTLVWNDPVNLMSYVTYVFQEYFGYDQAKAERLMMDVHVKGRAAVSKGSRDEMERDTEALQGYGLWATYQKDE; encoded by the coding sequence ATGTCCGTCGCACCCGTGGAGCTGGACCAGCCGCAGTCCGACGCGCTGGTCAGCCTGGACGTGCCCTGGGTGACCCTCGTCTGGAACGACCCGGTCAACCTCATGTCCTACGTGACCTACGTCTTCCAGGAGTACTTCGGCTACGACCAGGCCAAGGCCGAGCGGCTGATGATGGACGTCCACGTCAAGGGGCGCGCCGCCGTCAGCAAAGGCAGCCGCGACGAGATGGAGCGCGACACCGAGGCGCTGCAGGGCTACGGCCTGTGGGCGACCTACCAGAAGGACGAGTAG
- a CDS encoding DUF2017 family protein: MAQAFRRHGDAVVGHLDEDERDLVASLLTQVAGLIRGMGPEMPEVTGDPLADAMAGLGQAPRQQVDPAVRRLFPDARRDEGEQAQAEGAEFRRLTEMGLRQRKVATLEAAAGLLQHATDPQVVTLTTTQAGQLTVALTDVRLVLGERLGLRTDEDADALEDLVEAYGEDHPTVQTAALYDFLTWLQETLASTLVR, translated from the coding sequence ATGGCGCAGGCCTTCCGGCGGCACGGCGACGCGGTCGTCGGTCACCTCGACGAGGACGAGCGGGACCTGGTCGCGAGCCTGCTGACGCAGGTGGCGGGCCTCATCCGGGGCATGGGCCCGGAGATGCCGGAGGTCACCGGCGACCCGCTGGCCGACGCGATGGCGGGCCTCGGCCAGGCGCCGCGGCAGCAGGTCGACCCGGCGGTGCGGCGGCTCTTCCCGGACGCCCGCCGCGACGAGGGGGAGCAGGCGCAGGCCGAGGGCGCGGAGTTCCGGCGGCTCACCGAGATGGGGCTGCGGCAGCGCAAGGTGGCCACCCTCGAGGCGGCCGCGGGCCTGCTGCAGCACGCGACCGACCCGCAGGTCGTCACCCTCACCACCACCCAGGCCGGGCAGCTGACGGTAGCGCTCACCGACGTGCGGCTCGTGCTGGGGGAGCGGCTCGGGCTGCGCACCGACGAGGACGCCGACGCCCTGGAGGACCTCGTCGAGGCGTACGGCGAGGACCACCCCACCGTGCAGACCGCCGCGCTCTACGACTTCCTGACCTGGTTGCAGGAGACCCTCGCGTCGACCCTGGTCCGCTGA
- a CDS encoding ABC transporter substrate-binding protein, producing the protein MPIRPSRPTVVATALAVTAALSLAACGSDSLDSGGSKTSGGGGSASAAPSQTADQALAAKVPAKIKSAGVLKVGSDASYAPNEFTGEDGKTVTGMDVDLFTAAAQKLGLKAEFQNAEFPSIILGVTSGKFDVGVSSFTINDDRKKKVNMVQYFNAGTLWAVKKGNPKQVDPAKACGLKVGVQKGTVQIDDLTARSKKCTDGGQPAITQVVETEQSKVTADLVSGKVDAMAADSPVTNYAVKQTGGQLEKIGEMYDSAPYGIVVPKDQQDFAKAIGEAFASLEKSGDYKKILEKWNNTDGAVTEFPVNP; encoded by the coding sequence GTGCCCATCCGCCCCAGCCGCCCCACCGTCGTCGCCACCGCGCTCGCCGTCACCGCAGCCCTGTCCCTCGCCGCCTGCGGCTCGGACTCGCTCGACTCCGGTGGCAGCAAGACCTCCGGCGGGGGCGGGTCCGCCTCCGCCGCGCCCAGCCAGACCGCCGACCAGGCCCTGGCCGCCAAGGTGCCGGCCAAGATCAAGTCGGCGGGCGTGCTCAAGGTCGGCTCGGACGCGTCCTACGCGCCCAACGAGTTCACCGGCGAGGACGGCAAGACCGTCACCGGCATGGACGTCGACCTCTTCACCGCCGCCGCGCAGAAGCTCGGCCTCAAGGCGGAGTTCCAGAACGCCGAGTTCCCCTCGATCATCCTCGGCGTCACCTCCGGCAAGTTCGACGTCGGCGTCTCGTCCTTCACCATCAACGACGACCGCAAGAAGAAGGTCAACATGGTGCAGTACTTCAACGCCGGCACCCTGTGGGCGGTGAAGAAGGGCAACCCCAAGCAGGTCGACCCGGCCAAGGCGTGCGGGCTCAAGGTCGGTGTCCAGAAGGGCACCGTCCAGATCGACGACCTCACCGCCCGCTCCAAGAAGTGCACCGACGGCGGCCAGCCCGCCATCACCCAGGTCGTCGAGACCGAGCAGTCCAAGGTCACCGCCGACCTGGTCTCGGGCAAGGTCGACGCGATGGCCGCCGACTCGCCCGTCACCAACTACGCCGTCAAGCAGACCGGCGGCCAGCTGGAGAAGATCGGGGAGATGTACGACTCCGCCCCCTACGGCATCGTCGTGCCGAAGGACCAGCAGGACTTCGCCAAGGCGATCGGTGAGGCCTTCGCGTCGCTCGAGAAGTCCGGGGACTACAAGAAGATCCTCGAGAAGTGGAACAACACCGACGGCGCCGTCACCGAGTTCCCGGTCAACCCCTGA